DNA sequence from the Cardiobacteriaceae bacterium TAE3-ERU3 genome:
AAGCGCTCGCGCGAACATTTGGAAATGGAAATCGAGCATTTTTACGTCCTTGAGCGCGACCACACCATCATTGGCTGCGCCGCACTCTACCCCTATCCGGAAGAAGCAAGTGCAGAGCTTGCCTGCGTTGTCGTCCACCCGGACTACCGCAAAAACAACCGTGCTGACCACCTGCTTGAAGCTCTTGAACAAGAAGCGCAAAAGCGCGGGATCGAAAAGTTATTCATCCTCACCACCCAAACCGCCCAATGGTTTGAAGAACGAGGCTTCGCTCTGATTGGCATAGAGGAGCTACCCGTCGGGAAACGCCAAACTTATAACTACCAGCGCAATTCCCGCCCCTACCTTAAAATACTCTAATGGCACTACTCACCATCAAAGCGCTACCTTGCCCCGCCTGCCAGCAGCCACTCAAACCACAACAGCTGGTCAAACAACCGTATCACGGCAAATTACCGTGGTACGGCATCACACCCGCCCCCGCCCAACACTGCCCGCACTGCAACAGCGCCCTGCAACTCACCGGCTGGCACAAAGGCTGGCTCACGCTTGCGATCATCAACATTATCCTCGTCTTTGTCACCCATATTTATCCCTACCGTGGCGACCTTTCTGTCATCCAGCAAATCCTGCTCTTCATTCCCGTACTTTTCCTTATACTCGTCGCTGCCACATCACTCATCCACGCCCGTAACCAAGCTCACTACGCTATCGTAGCGCCCAAGGATACAGTCACATAAAAAACAACCTTGTTTGCCTGTTTCACTGCCTCATTTAGACCACAATACACACTATAAATCCTTGAAAAGGAAACATAAAATGTATCAGTTACACGTCGGCAGCCGCAGTGATAACACCCATAGCTCAAGCTGGTCGTTTCGCATTTGGCTACTCATGCGCCAGCTGGATACACCGTTTGAGGAAATCTCCCATGATTTCCAAAGCAATCTGGAACAACAAAGAGCTCAATGGCGCCGGTTTTCACCCAATGCACGCATTCCCGTCCTCATCGATGCCGATACCGTAGTTTGGGACAGCCTCGCTATCACCGAATACTTCGCTGAACGCCATCAAGGTGTCTGGCCGCAAGATGACAAGGCGCGCACATGGGCGCGTTGCGCCGCTGCTGAAATGCACAGTAGCTTTGCAGCCTTGCGCGAGCAATGCAGTTACCGTCTTGATGTGACTGAATCACCGCCTGTCAACGAAGAACTGCGCCAGGACATCGAACGAATCAACGAGTTGTGGTGCGAAGGACTACAATGCTTCGATGGCTCATTCCTTGCAGGTAACGCCTTTAGTGCTGTCGATGCTTTCTTTGCACCCGTTGTCGGCCGCCTTCACAGTTATCAACTTTTAAACCATCTTGAGCCAGCAGCGTTCAGCTATAGCACTCGCATGTTCAGCTTACCTGCCATGCAGAAATGGACAAACGTTTCATAGACCCACCCACCTTCATTAACTCTAATTAAGGTTATAGACCATGGATGAACCGTAAACTATGCAACTTCTCAAACGCAGCTAGTCAGGCTCATAGCCATTTTTAGCATTTTTCATCCACAGCTGTGCACTAAATTGCATACACAGCCGGGTATTTTGAACAACAAAGGAGGTCACCATGCAGTGGAAAGGTGGCAGAAGAAGTAACCGCGTATCCGATCGACGCGGTCGTGGCGTCAAAGCTGGTGGTATTGGCTTTGTCGGTATTTTAATCATTTTGGCTGGCTGGTATTTCGGTATTGATCCACGCACCATGATGGCTGTCGTCGATGGTGGTAGCAGCATCATCAGCAGCGGTTCAACAAGCGGCACACAGCCAGACAAAAACGACGAAACTGCTCAATTCATGAGCGTAATCTTCGCCTCAAATCAGGATGTATGGCAACGTCGTTTCGAACAGTCTGGGCAACGCTATCAACCCGCATCATTGGTCATTTTTGATGGTAACGTACAATCAGCCTGTGGCGTCACCAGTGAAGCAACCGGGCCATTTTACTGTCCGGGCGATCACAACGTCTATGTGCCGCCCAGTTTTATCAACGAATTAAAGCGCCTTGGTGGCTCTGGTGACTTTGCCTTTGCCTATGTGATCGCCCATGAAGTTGGTCATCACGTACAAAACCTGCTTGGCACTCTACCAAAGGCACATGAGGCGATGCGCGGCCGCGACAAAGCTGCAGCGAATCAGATCTCCGTCGCCATTGAGCTGCAAGCAGATTGCTACGCAGGCATTTGGGCGCATGACCTCGAGCAAGTCAGCAACATCCGCCTTGAAGCAGGTGACCTTAATGAAGGACTTGAAGCGGCCTCCGCCGTCGGTGACGACCATATTCTTGCCGATGCTGGTCGCCATGTTCATCCAGAGCAATTCACCCATGGCAGTGCCGCTCAACGCCGAAAATGGCTCACGCGTGGCATTGAGCGCGGCAGTGTTGATGCCTGCAATACATTCAATTAATTCAGCTGATATGCGCAAAGACGAGAAAAGGGGCAAAATGCCCCTTTTCTGCTAACTACACCCTAGATTATAACGGTACCGGAACAGCATCGAGTACGCCGTCAATCATCCTTGCATGTGCTATATCATCTTGCGCGGTGGTTTTCAGGCGGTGCCAAGCCACCGGTGCAAAAACAGCCTGAATATGCTTCGGCAATACTGCACTACTGCCACTAAGCAATGCGTAAGCTTGCCCACAACGGATCAGTGCCAACCCCGCACGGGTTGAGAGGCCTTGGCGAAAGCCATCATGATCACGAGTATGAGCGAGCAGTTTTTGCACGTACTGCGCCAATGCCTCAGAAACGATCACCTGCCCTGCAGCTTTTTGTAATGTGAGTAAATCCTGCTCAGAAAGCAGCGGCGACAATTCTGAGATCATGTCGTTTCGCGCCCGACCACGCAAAATCGCCACTTCCTGCTTTGCTTCAGGATAGCCGAGGCTCAAGCGCATCAGAAAGCGGTCGAGCTGAGCTTCCGGCAATGCATACGTGCCGGCGTGCTCACGTGGATTTTGCGTCGCAATAACGAAAAATGGCACCGGCAATTTGTGCGTCTCATGCTCAAGCGTCACCTGTCGCTCTTCCATCGCTTCGAGCAGTGCCGACTGGCTTTTTGGCGATGCACGATTGATTTCATCAGCAAGCAATAACTGCGTAAACACTGGTCCGGGATGAAAGCGCAACTCATGCGTCTGCGGATGCAATGCTGAAAAGCCAACCACATCGGCCGGCAATAAATCAGCTGTAAATTGGATGCGACGATAGTCCAGCCCCAGCGTCGCGGCAAAAGCTTTAGCCAACGTGGTTTTGCCTGAGCCGGGCAAATCTTCAATCAGCAAATGACCACGTGCCAACAAGCAAGTCAAGCTCATACGGATTGCTTCTTTTTTACCAACCACCACGCTGCTCAGCTGCACAAATGCCTGCTGCAAGCGCTGAATCAATGCCTTATCAAGCAAATTCGTTTCATTCATACCTACGCCTTGGCCAAGTGTGCACAGTCACTGGCGATCATATCCACGCCCCAACCGGCCAATTCACGCATTCGCGCCGGGTCATTGACCGTCCAGCAGCCAAGTAACAGCCCGGCCTCGTGAACCCGTTCAACATACGCCGCATCAATCACCGCCTGATGCACATCAATGCCCGTAAACCCGGCCTCCAGCGCGCGCTCACACAATGCCTTTACGTCGCGTGCATCGTCTTCATCGACAATCCACAATGTCGGCAAATTCGGTAGCCCGGCATGCAATTTACTGAGCTGCTCAGGGTCAAAGCTCATCACGTAGATTTTCGCGTCCTGTCGCGCTTCGCGCAGTACTGCAATCACTTCATCGACGCGCGTTACTTCCGGCTTAACCTCGACCTGAATCAGCTTATCCGCTGGCATCGCAGTCAATACTTCATCGAGTAATGACATACGTTGATCGGCAAATTTCGTATCAAAATGGCTGCCGATGTCGTGCTCACGCAATGCGGCGTACTCTTCATCAGCAATAGCGCACTCAAGCTTGGCAGTACGCTTTAAATCTGCATCGTGATGCACGACTACTTGTCCATCGCGAGTGACCTGAACATCGAGCTCGATCCCATCGCAATCATGTGCCCACGCCAAATCAAACGCGGCTGCAGTATTTTCCGGCGCCAATGCCGACAACCCTCGGTGCGCAATAAATAAACTCATGACATCTCCTTATGACCGTCAAAATGTTCTACCAGCGCCGCCACCGAAGCCAGCAAAGCTTGTGGTAACTCAAGCTGATAATCCAAAACCAAAATTCTTTCGCGTAACGCTGCCGGCCACGCCGCCGTTTTCACCGCATCCTTGCCCGTCATCAACAGCC
Encoded proteins:
- a CDS encoding glutathione S-transferase, which translates into the protein MYQLHVGSRSDNTHSSSWSFRIWLLMRQLDTPFEEISHDFQSNLEQQRAQWRRFSPNARIPVLIDADTVVWDSLAITEYFAERHQGVWPQDDKARTWARCAAAEMHSSFAALREQCSYRLDVTESPPVNEELRQDIERINELWCEGLQCFDGSFLAGNAFSAVDAFFAPVVGRLHSYQLLNHLEPAAFSYSTRMFSLPAMQKWTNVS
- a CDS encoding neutral zinc metallopeptidase, encoding MQWKGGRRSNRVSDRRGRGVKAGGIGFVGILIILAGWYFGIDPRTMMAVVDGGSSIISSGSTSGTQPDKNDETAQFMSVIFASNQDVWQRRFEQSGQRYQPASLVIFDGNVQSACGVTSEATGPFYCPGDHNVYVPPSFINELKRLGGSGDFAFAYVIAHEVGHHVQNLLGTLPKAHEAMRGRDKAAANQISVAIELQADCYAGIWAHDLEQVSNIRLEAGDLNEGLEAASAVGDDHILADAGRHVHPEQFTHGSAAQRRKWLTRGIERGSVDACNTFN
- a CDS encoding MoxR family ATPase; its protein translation is MNETNLLDKALIQRLQQAFVQLSSVVVGKKEAIRMSLTCLLARGHLLIEDLPGSGKTTLAKAFAATLGLDYRRIQFTADLLPADVVGFSALHPQTHELRFHPGPVFTQLLLADEINRASPKSQSALLEAMEERQVTLEHETHKLPVPFFVIATQNPREHAGTYALPEAQLDRFLMRLSLGYPEAKQEVAILRGRARNDMISELSPLLSEQDLLTLQKAAGQVIVSEALAQYVQKLLAHTRDHDGFRQGLSTRAGLALIRCGQAYALLSGSSAVLPKHIQAVFAPVAWHRLKTTAQDDIAHARMIDGVLDAVPVPL